A window from Drosophila yakuba strain Tai18E2 chromosome 3L, Prin_Dyak_Tai18E2_2.1, whole genome shotgun sequence encodes these proteins:
- the LOC6532713 gene encoding UPF0687 protein C20orf27 homolog, giving the protein MCDESIENVEHQDHHVHFDTNTVKDDFESDSCVTYQRSGDTIVVSLGFLQIRHRYLIELKLPTSLFGDAKTLASKFEPVISATPSLHCRITEFEGTKHDEHDFFEMKIEFFAYKEKLLREVLHIVSSSNAKELLQLVIAARVLGKGKGTPMLRTGIHCIGVEKDDDESEASDFAGFDSKP; this is encoded by the coding sequence ACCACCATGTGCACTTCGACACGAACACGGTGAAGGATGACTTCGAATCGGACAGCTGTGTGACATATCAAAGGTCGGGCGACACGATTGTGGTGAGCCTGGGCTTTCTGCAGATCAGACATCGCTACCTGATCGAACTGAAGCTGCCAACATCGCTGTTCGGCGATGCCAAGACGCTGGCCAGCAAGTTTGAGCCGGTGATCAGCGCCACACCGAGTTTGCACTGCAGGATCACCGAGTTCGAGGGCACCAAGCACGACGAACACGACTTTTTCGAGATGAAAATCGAGTTCTTTGCCTACAAGGAGAAGCTGCTGCGCGAGGTCCTTCACATCGTCAGCTCATCCAATGCCAAGGAGCTGCTCCAGCTGGTGATCGCCGCCCGGGTGTTGGGCAAGGGCAAGGGAACACCAATGCTGCGGACGGGAATCCATTGCATCGGCGTCGAGAAGGATGACGATGAGTCGGAGGCCTCCGATTTCGCTGGCTTTGACAGCAAGCCCTAA